The following coding sequences lie in one Pseudarthrobacter phenanthrenivorans Sphe3 genomic window:
- a CDS encoding SHOCT domain-containing protein, translating into MMFWDGNMGAWGYILMVLSFILFWGAIIAAIVVFARSMSGSSRRNSGSGHSIGGAEELLAERFARGEIDESEYTARLTALRRARGA; encoded by the coding sequence ATGATGTTTTGGGACGGCAACATGGGCGCCTGGGGATACATCCTTATGGTGTTGAGCTTCATTCTGTTCTGGGGCGCGATCATTGCCGCCATCGTCGTCTTCGCCCGCTCGATGTCCGGAAGCAGCCGCAGGAACAGCGGCAGCGGCCACAGCATTGGCGGCGCGGAGGAACTGCTGGCGGAACGGTTTGCCCGCGGTGAAATCGACGAGAGCGAGTACACGGCGCGCCTCACTGCCCTTCGCCGCGCCCGGGGCGCCTGA
- a CDS encoding universal stress protein, with the protein MTTRKPIAVATNDSPQSQAAVLWAARRAERAGVPLVILHVVDDRWVAEPYPWIGVLEEAGDRLLQTAAGRVRDAFPITITTRLLTGSIGGSLAKYSGKTSMLVIGSGTGHLGGSLADRALQVAASAKVPVAVVGTQELGGRSGVVVGVDGSKEATQAVAFAAAEADREDDELTVVYAISAPDRVADAGLSSASLAELITEEERLVLAETVAGLKEDYPGLRVNQVLETERGPVEALVDAALHARMLVVGSRGRGAIKRLLLGSTAHGVLKHLPCPTVITRIQAVKNKV; encoded by the coding sequence ATGACAACTCGCAAACCAATCGCCGTCGCCACCAACGACTCCCCGCAGAGCCAGGCGGCGGTGCTCTGGGCAGCGCGCCGGGCGGAACGCGCCGGCGTGCCGCTGGTGATCCTCCATGTGGTGGATGACCGGTGGGTCGCCGAACCCTATCCCTGGATCGGCGTCCTCGAGGAGGCCGGCGACCGTCTCCTCCAGACCGCCGCCGGACGTGTCCGGGACGCGTTCCCCATCACCATCACCACCAGGCTCCTCACTGGAAGCATTGGCGGTTCACTGGCGAAGTACTCGGGCAAAACGTCCATGCTGGTGATTGGCTCCGGCACAGGCCACCTTGGCGGTTCGCTGGCCGACCGGGCACTCCAGGTTGCCGCCTCCGCCAAAGTCCCCGTCGCCGTCGTCGGAACCCAGGAACTTGGCGGACGGTCCGGTGTGGTTGTTGGCGTGGACGGGTCGAAGGAGGCCACCCAGGCCGTCGCCTTCGCGGCAGCGGAGGCGGACCGGGAAGATGACGAACTGACCGTGGTCTATGCCATCAGCGCTCCTGACCGGGTTGCCGATGCGGGCCTGAGCTCCGCCAGCCTCGCCGAGCTCATTACCGAAGAGGAACGGCTGGTCCTCGCGGAAACCGTCGCCGGGCTCAAGGAGGACTACCCGGGCCTGCGGGTGAACCAGGTGCTGGAGACCGAAAGGGGCCCTGTGGAAGCGCTGGTTGATGCCGCCCTCCACGCCCGGATGCTCGTGGTGGGTAGCCGGGGCCGCGGCGCCATCAAACGGCTCCTGCTCGGCTCCACAGCCCACGGGGTACTCAAGCACCTGCCGTGCCCCACCGTCATTACGCGGATCCAGGCCGTCAAGAACAAGGTTTGA
- a CDS encoding DUF4389 domain-containing protein, translated as MKKTASVIMLVLGILISLVGLATLAGGVAASVVGSAQGDGYITSGTARLSVGSHALTTPRLDAVGEGVPPRLPFDVGTLRLKASSVDPGKEIFIGIAPQDDVERYLSGVHHSELLEVDSRPFRAEYRDIPGTNTPSPPAGQDFWSASVSGPGEQELTWDLAAGSWAIVIMNADASLGVDTQVQVGFRSDLIRPAATGLLVGGAVALAIGIPLLILGAVGLGRHTGPHSQGPGAPPPGSVPPPGYPSPGYTAPDYPAPGYQQPGYPAPGYQQPQPPAQHRSAEAADRAPYPARLSGELDPALSRAMWLVKWLLAIPHFIVLVFLWFAFIVATIVAGFAILFTGRYPRALFDFNVGVMRWNWRVAFYAYAAAGTDLYPPFTLRRTNYPADFEVDYPERLSRGLVLVKWWLLSFPHLLIVAALAGTTWTWQAETDDLGTTYERGTGLSLLGLLVLVAVVALLFTGRYIRPLFDLILGINRWIYRVMTYTALLRDEYPPFRLDQGPADHPRPLEEAPQEAAPSNAEPQPGPANP; from the coding sequence ATGAAAAAGACCGCTTCAGTAATAATGCTCGTCCTCGGGATCCTCATCTCGCTGGTTGGGCTGGCTACCTTGGCCGGAGGTGTGGCTGCATCCGTGGTGGGCTCCGCCCAGGGCGACGGCTACATCACCTCGGGCACCGCCCGGCTTTCCGTGGGATCTCACGCCCTCACCACACCGAGGCTTGACGCCGTGGGCGAGGGCGTCCCGCCCCGCCTGCCATTCGACGTCGGGACGCTCAGGTTGAAAGCCTCGTCCGTGGATCCCGGTAAGGAGATTTTCATAGGCATTGCCCCGCAGGACGACGTCGAGCGGTACCTTTCAGGTGTGCACCACTCGGAACTGCTTGAGGTGGACAGCCGGCCGTTCCGGGCAGAATATCGTGACATTCCCGGTACCAACACGCCCTCACCTCCGGCCGGGCAGGACTTCTGGAGCGCCTCCGTCTCCGGGCCGGGCGAACAGGAGCTCACGTGGGATCTTGCCGCCGGCAGCTGGGCCATCGTCATCATGAACGCGGACGCCAGCCTTGGTGTTGATACCCAGGTCCAGGTTGGTTTCCGTTCCGACCTGATCCGGCCGGCGGCAACAGGACTGCTGGTTGGAGGGGCTGTGGCCCTTGCCATCGGGATTCCCCTGCTGATCCTGGGAGCGGTGGGACTGGGCAGGCATACAGGGCCGCACTCCCAGGGACCGGGAGCACCGCCCCCGGGTAGTGTTCCCCCGCCAGGCTATCCTTCGCCCGGCTATACGGCACCAGACTACCCGGCGCCCGGCTACCAGCAGCCCGGCTACCCGGCGCCCGGCTACCAGCAGCCCCAGCCACCCGCCCAGCACCGTTCCGCTGAAGCGGCCGACCGTGCCCCCTACCCGGCCCGGCTCTCCGGAGAGCTGGATCCCGCCCTTTCGCGGGCAATGTGGCTGGTGAAGTGGCTCCTGGCCATTCCGCATTTCATCGTGCTTGTTTTCCTGTGGTTCGCGTTCATTGTGGCCACGATCGTCGCCGGATTCGCCATCCTGTTCACGGGACGGTATCCGCGGGCACTGTTCGACTTCAACGTCGGGGTGATGCGCTGGAACTGGAGGGTGGCTTTCTACGCGTACGCCGCAGCAGGCACGGACCTCTACCCGCCTTTCACGCTGCGCCGCACCAACTATCCGGCCGACTTCGAAGTGGACTACCCTGAACGGCTTTCCCGCGGTCTGGTCCTGGTGAAATGGTGGCTCCTGTCCTTCCCGCATCTGCTCATCGTTGCTGCGCTCGCCGGGACAACGTGGACCTGGCAGGCAGAAACCGATGACCTGGGCACCACCTATGAACGCGGAACGGGCCTGTCCCTGCTGGGGCTGCTGGTCCTGGTGGCCGTGGTGGCCCTGCTGTTCACCGGGCGCTATATACGGCCGCTGTTCGACCTGATCCTGGGCATCAACCGCTGGATCTACCGCGTCATGACGTACACCGCCCTGCTGCGGGACGAATATCCGCCCTTCCGGCTGGACCAGGGCCCGGCCGATCACCCGCGCCCGCTGGAAGAGGCACCGCAAGAGGCAGCCCCTTCAAACGCCGAACCACAACCCGGACCTGCTAACCCCTGA